In the Gossypium raimondii isolate GPD5lz chromosome 9, ASM2569854v1, whole genome shotgun sequence genome, one interval contains:
- the LOC105797381 gene encoding probable disease resistance RPP8-like protein 2 gives MAVSVFSVIRKIEDLLMEEPEVLKGIREDFDRMGSALRSMKSFLIGIGLRENKFTIRFWVAEIKDVVYDAEDVIHTFLRKTTVCFLEERWIIRKTKSKISEIIDKITYLTRKLEEIGVEESIGGESQRQQLSHYYHPIVGMDDQIADLVSTLLQDYRDFRVISICGMVGSGKTTLAKAVYNHKQVRYNFVGHAWVYVSYPWKRNKIWEDICYGLGIFGVKDSKYSDEELAKKLYKFLKDNTCIVVLDDIRTVEVWDSIKPAFPVNCETQSLSKILITSSNWELSAHAARVGYLYDMKMLTYKQSINILRNIAFSETDSGEQYSAKKKLAVEILGYCCRLPSAIVVMGGILATKRSTEEWEMLLNHVKSNLSSISLPAILALAYDDLPYHLKPCFLYLNQFPEGYMISIGKLIQLWVAEGILSNDKGESIEDIAESYIIELAKRCMVQVGEGEVNMKFKTCYLHDVYRDLCLSKASQEEFALIPENPFSLPYMMVSRRVRRVAMHEYIPIQSLRNLKLTSLLFFNKLYPEEPSISISLQETAEIYLREDKRWISTLWILFKLMWRFRRILNYLFNNFKLLRILDLEGAEIYMEGEFLRDIGKLIRLRYLSLKGTTCFSKLSRSIGNLKRLQTLDLRMNEEFPVQIPNVICKMEMLMYLYLPMVCDSKTKLRLNTLRNLRTLENFNSKNCYVEDLGCMTNLMELGITRFFCRDDCEVNSGSNPPVIIASEHLRSLSVSRPENIDFNLLAYLISTCVHVSELSLTCSIGEFLPACQFPYQITFMSLSETELRTDPMPTLGKLPNLKILELQKAAFIGEEFHCSTEGFPELYSLKLSSISTVKHWIVDNSSMPKLRHLDIIDCKSLEMLPVGLMFITTLEELKIELMPKAFKDRLCEGDQFNKIKHVVIFQNCY, from the exons ATGGCAGTTTCGGTGTTCAGTGTTATCAGAAAGATTGAAGACTTACTAATGGAAGAACCGGAAGTCTTGAAGGGAATAAGAGAGGATTTTGATCGGATGGGAAGCGCTCTCAGGTCAATGAAGAGCTTCTTAATAGGTATTGGTTTAAGAGAAAATAAGTTCACCATAAGATTCTGGGTTGCAGAAATCAAAGATGTGGTCTATGATGCTGAGGATGTCATTCATACTTTTCTTCGCAAAACTACAGTTTGTTTTCTGGAAGAAAGATGGATAATTCGAAAAACCAAGTCAAAGATATCAGAAATCATAGACAAAATCACTTATTTGACTAGAAAATTGGAAGAAATTGGCGTAGAAGAGTCCATAGGTGGAGAAAGCCAGAGGCAACAATTAAGTCACTATTACCATCCTATTGTTGGGATGGATGACCAAATCGCAGATTTAGTCTCCACTCTGTTGCAAGACTATAGAGATTTCCGAGTCATTTCGATTTGTGGAATGGTTGGTTCGGGAAAAACCACCCTTGCTAAGGCAGTGTACAATCACAAGCAAGTAAGGTATAATTTCGTCGGTCATGCTTGGGTTTATGTTTCTTATCCATGGAAAAGGAACAAAATCTGGGAAGACATTTGTTATGGGCTTGGTATTTTTGGTGTGAAAGATAGCAAGTACAGTGACGAAGAGTTAGCAAAGAAGTTGTACAAATTCTTGAAAGACAATACATGTATAGTTGTTCTTGATGATATCAGGACTGTTGAGGTTTGGGATAGTATAAAACCTGCATTTCCAGTCAATTGTGAGACACAAAGTCTTAGCAAGATATTGATCACTTCCAGCAACTGGGAGCTATCTGCTCATGCAGCTCGGGTAGGATATCTGTATGACATGAAGATGTTAACATACAAGCAGAGCATCAATATTCTTCGTAATATTGCATTCTCTGAAACAGATTCTGGAG AGCAGTATTCTGCAAAGAAAAAATTAGCGGTGGAGATACTTGGATATTGTTGCAGGTTGCCATCGGCCATTGTGGTGATGGGAGGAATTTTAGCTACAAAAAGATCAACAGAAGAATGGGAAATGTTGCTTAATCATGTGAAATCCAACTTATCAAGTATATCTCTACCGGCTATATTGGCTTTGGCTTATGATGATTTGCCATACCATTTAAAGCCATGTTTCTTGTACTTGAATCAGTTTCCAGAGGGTTACATGATATCGATCGGCAAATTGATTCAACTATGGGTTGCAGAAGGCattttgagtaatgataaaGGGGAATCAATCGAAGATATTGCAGAATCCTACATAATAGAGCTTGCCAAAAGATGCATGGTTCAAGTGGGAGAAGGAGAGGtaaacatgaaattcaaaacATGTTACCTACATGATGTCTACAGAGATTTATGCTTGTCAAAGGCTAGTCAAGAAGAGTTCGCATTGATTCCTGAAAACCCTTTTTCCCTTCCATACATGATGGTTTCTCGTAGAGTTCGGAGAGTTGCGATGCATGAATATATTCCTATACAGTCCTTGAGAAATCTCAAGCTCACGTCTCTATTGTTCTTCAATAAGCTTTATCCAGAAGAACCGTCTATCAGTATTTCTCTACAGGAAACCGCTGAAATTTACTTAAGAGAAGATAAGAGATGGATCTCAACGCTTTGGATATTGTTTAAACTTATGTGGAGATTTCGAAGGATATTGAATTATCTTTTCAATAACTTCAAGTTGCTTAGAATCCTTGATCTCGAAGGGGCTGAAATTTATATGGAAGGGGAGTTTCTCAGGGATATTGGTAAGCTCATCAGGTTGAGATACTTAAGTCTAAAGGGAACTACTTGCTTCTCGAAGCTATCGCGGAGTATAGGCAATTTGAAGAGGTTGCAGACATTGGATTTACGAATGAATGAAGAGTTTCCGGTCCAAATACCAAATGTGATCTGCAAGATGGAAATGTTAATGTATTTATATCTTCCAATGGTGTGTGATAGTAAAACCAAACTGAGGTTGAATACTTTGAGAAACTTAAGGACACTTGAGAACTTCAACTCCAAGAATTGTTATGTAGAAGATCTTGGTTGCATGACAAATCTTATGGAGTTGGGCATAACAAGGTTTTTTTGTAGAGATGATTGCGAGGTGAACTCGGGTTCCAATCCCCCGGTCATCATTGCGAGTGAACATCTTCGATCCTTGTCTGTTTCTCGTCCCGAAAACATCGATTTCAATCTTTTGGCATACCTAATTTCGACCTGTGTTCATGTATCTGAGTTGAGTTTAACTTGTTCCATAGGTGAGTTCTTACCAGCATGCCAATTTCCGTACCAAATCACTTTCATGTCCTTGAGTGAGACCGAGCTTAGGACAGATCCAATGCCAACTCTAGGGAAACTACCCAACTTAAAGATTCTTGAACTGCAAAAGGCCGCGTTCATTGGAGAGGAATTTCACTGTTCTACAGAAGGTTTTCCTGAACTATACTCCCTGAAACTTAGTTCCATTTCTACGGTAAAACACTGGATCGTTGATAACTCTAGCATGCCTAAACTTCGTCATTTGGATATCATCGATTGCAAAAGCTTAGAGATGTTACCAGTTGGATTGATGTTCATTACAACACTTGAAGAACTCAAGATTGAACTGATGCCAAAAGCTTTCAAGGATAGATTGTGTGAAGGAGACCAGTTCAACAAAATCAAACATGTAGTCATCTTTCAAAACTGTTACTAG